A single region of the Sorghum bicolor cultivar BTx623 chromosome 7, Sorghum_bicolor_NCBIv3, whole genome shotgun sequence genome encodes:
- the LOC8085014 gene encoding DNA-directed RNA polymerases II, IV and V subunit 12, producing the protein MDPQQPEPVSYLCGDCGAENTLKPGDVIQCRECGYRILYKKRTRRIVQYEAR; encoded by the exons ATGGACCCTCAGCAGCCGGAACCCGTCAGCTACCTGTGCGGAG ATTGTGGAGCTGAGAACACGCTGAAGCCGGGAGATGTTATCCAGTGCCGGGAGTGCGGCTACCGCATCCTCTACAAGAAGCGGACCCGCCGAA TTGTTCAGTATGAGGCACGCTGa
- the LOC8071141 gene encoding autophagy-related protein 8C — translation MARSSFKLEHPLERRQAEANRIREKYPDRIPVIVEKAERSDIPDIDKKKYLVPADLTVGQFVYVVRKRIKLSAEKAIFIFVKNTLPPTAALMSAIYEENKDEDGFLYMTYSGENTFGLF, via the exons atggcgaggagCTCGTTCAAGCTGGAGCACCCCCTCG AAAGGAGGCAAGCTGAGGCTAACCGCATCAGGGAGAAGTACCCTGATAGAATCCCT GTCATTGTTGAGAAGGCCGAGAGGAGTGACATCCCAGACATTGACAAGAAAAA GTACCTTGTCCCTGCTGACCTCACAGTTGGACAGTTTGTGTATGTGGTGCGGAAGCGCATCAAGCTCAGCGCTGAGAAGGCAATCTTCATCTTCGTGAAGAACACCCTCCCACCAACAG CCGCTCTGATGTCCGCCATCTACGAGGAGAACAAGGACGAGGACGGCTTCCTCTACATGACCTACAGCGGCGAGAACACCTTCGGGCTGTTCTGA
- the LOC110437354 gene encoding lactoylglutathione lyase-like — protein MATGSEAVKPAEAVLGWHKQDSKRMLHAVYRVGDLDRTIKYYTECFGMKLLRKRDVPDEKYTNAFLGFGPEDTNFALELTYNYGVDKYDIGEGFGHFGIANEDVYKLADHIKSKGGNITREPGPVKGGSTVIAFAQDPDGYRFALIQRAEIHDPLCQVMLRVGDLERSIKFYEKALGMKLLTKKDVPDYKHTIAKLGYAEEDKTTALELIYNYGVTEYSKGNAYAQIAIGTNDVYKSAEAVDLATKELGGKILRQPGPLPGINTKIASFVDPDGWKVVLVDHADFLKELQ, from the exons ATGGCAACTGGTAGTGAAGCCGTAAAGCCAGCTGAGGCTGTGCTTGGGTGGCATAAACAGGACAGCAAGAGGATGCTCCATGCGGTTTACCGTGTCGGGGATCTGGATCGCACGATTAA GTACTACACAGAATGCTTTGGGATGAAGCTGCTGAGGAAAAGAGATGTTCCTGATGAGAAGTACACCAACGCCTTCCTTGGCTTTGGACCAGAGGACACCAACTTCGCACTTGAATTGACATACA ACTATGGTGTTGACAAGTATGACATTGGAGAGGGCTTTGGGCATTTCGGAATCGCTAATGAGGAT GTGTACAAGTTGGCCGACCATATTAAATCCAAGGGTGGCAATATCACTCGTGAACCTGGTCCTGTCAAGGGAGGATCCACTGTTATTGCCTTTGCACAGGACCCTGATGGCTACAGGTTTGCCCTTATCCAGAGGGCTGAGATACATGACCCTCTTTGCCAAGTCATGCTTCGTGTTGGTGATCTTGAGCGTTCTATCAAGTTCTATGAGAAg GCCCTTGGGATGAAGCTACTAACGAAGAAGGATGTACCTGATTATAAG CATACCATTGCCAAATTGGGTTATGCCGAAGAGGACAAGACAACTGCTCTGGAGTTGATATACAACTATGGAGTCACAGAATATAGCAAGGGCAATGCATATGCTCAG ATTGCCATTGGCACCAACGATGTGTACAAGAGTGCAGAGGCAGTTGATTTGGCAACCAAAGAACTAGGTGGCAAGATTTTGCGGCAGCCAGGACCTCTACCTGGGATCAACACTAAGATCGCCTCTTTTGTTGATCCAGATGGCTGGAAAGTG GTTCTGGTTGACCATGCTGACTTCCTCAAGGAACTTCAGTGA
- the LOC8071142 gene encoding pentatricopeptide repeat-containing protein At5g66500, mitochondrial → MARAPRPSPAVPTLLRLLSSHPSLSATAAAHAALLKSSALSSAVPIAATALLTAYASAGHPGAASRLFDEMPARDAVAWNALLACLVRHARAGAAAAATFRGMATSGVPPTPATLCTMLKACATSRAARPGRQLHARGVVSCRADANDVVVATALVDLYMSCGLVEDAMRVFVLTRCPKDAALHNAVLSGCVENGWFSDAFTMLRRHSMELDGVSLTSALTACAATANLAYGMQLHCKALRGEFDSDTILCNALIDMYAKCGRATSARIVFNRMATRNVVSWSSMIDAYSRHGHGVDALDLFKLMEKAAPMVLPNAITFLALLSACAHTGLVDEAQSMLHLMKSKYGIDPQPEHYACLIDMLGRTGRIDEAWDLYCSLTASRNKSSSAICVAMLNACRANMDAVRGKKVAVRMLEVDPRNPRIHVLISNFHAAMRQWSESNESRRIIVDEGLRKEAASSHVCFG, encoded by the coding sequence ATGGCGCGAGCTCCGCGGCCGTCTCCGGCGGTGCCCACCCTGCTCCGCCTCCTCTCTTCCCATCCCTCCCTCTCCGCTACCGCCGCCGCGCACGCCGCGCTGCTCAAGTCCTCCGCCCTCTCCAGCGCCGTCCCGATCGCGGCCACCGCGCTCCTCACCGCCTACGCGAGCGCGGGACACCCGGGCGCCGCGTCCCGCCTGTTCGACGAAATGCCCGCGCGGGACGCCGTCGCGTGGAATGCGCTCCTCGCCTGCCTCGTCCGCCACGCGCGCGCCGGGGCGGCGGCTGCCGCCACCTTCCGCGGCATGGCCACCTCTGGGGTCCCGCCCACGCCCGCCACGCTCTGCACCATGCTCAAGGCGTGCGCCACGTCGCGCGCCGCCCGCCCTGGCCGCCAGCTCCACGCGCGGGGTGTCGTCTCGTGCCGCGCCGACGCCAACGACGTCGTCGTGGCCACCGCGCTCGTCGATCTCTACATGAGCTGTGGTCTCGTCGAGGACGCCATGAGGGTGTTTGTGCTCACGAGGTGCCCCAAGGATGCTGCCCTGCACAATGCTGTTCTTTCAGGTTGCGTGGAGAACGGATGGTTCAGCGACGCCTTCACCATGCTCAGGCGACACTCCATGGAGCTCGATGGGGTCTCGCTGACCTCTGCTCTCACGGCCTGCGCAGCGACAGCGAACCTGGCTTACGGTATGCAGCTGCACTGCAAGGCTCTCCGTGGTGAGTTTGATTCTGACACCATTCTATGCAATGCGCTCATTGACATGTATGCAAAATGTGGGAGAGCAACGTCTGCGCGTATAGTATTCAACCGGATGGCTACCAGAAATGTGGTCTCCTGGTCAAGTATGATTGATGCTTATAGTCGCCATGGACATGGCGTGGATGCTTTGGATTTGTTTAAGCTAATGGAGAAGGCTGCACCAATGGTCTTGCCAAATGCTATCACATTTCTGGCGCTTCTGTCAGCCTGTGCACACACTGGTCTGGTGGATGAAGCTCAGTCCATGCTGCATTTGATGAAGAGCAAGTACGGGATTGATCCACAGCCTGAACACTACGCGTGTCTAATAGACATGCTCGGACGTACAGGCCGTATTGACGAGGCTTGGGATCTATATTGTAGTCTAACTGCAAGTAGAAATAAGTCTTCCAGTGCCATCTGTGTCGCGATGCTGAACGCGTGCAGAGCAAACATGGATGCTGTAAGAGGAAAGAAGGTGGCTGTGCGCATGCTGGAGGTTGATCCACGAAACCCTAGGATTCATGTGTTGATTTCGAATTTTCATGCTGCTATGAGACAATGGTCTGAATCAAATGAATCGCGGAGGATTATAGTGGACGAGGGTCTCAGGAAAGAAGCGGCTAGCAGTCATGTCTGTTTTGGTTAA